The proteins below are encoded in one region of Oreochromis niloticus isolate F11D_XX linkage group LG6, O_niloticus_UMD_NMBU, whole genome shotgun sequence:
- the LOC100711253 gene encoding dynein light chain 4, axonemal, with translation MAGTGEGKKEEADYKRLHSFPLIRHTDMPEEMRVETMELCVTACEKYATNNESAAKMIKESMDKKFGSSWHVVIGEGFGFEVTHEVKNLLYMFFGGSLAVCVWKCS, from the exons ATGGCCGGGACTGGCgagggaaagaaagaagagGCCGACTACAAGAGACTGCACAGCTTCCCTCTCATCAGG CACACAGACATGCCAGAGGAAATGAGGGTTGAGACCATGGAGCTGTGTGTTACAGCCTGTGAAAAGTATGCCACCAACAATGAG AGTGCAGCAAAGATGATCAAGGAGTCCATGGACAAGAAATTTGGCAGCTCGTGGCACGTGGTCATTGGCGAAGGCTTCGGCTTTGAGGTCACACACGAGGTGAAGAACCTTCTGTACATGTTCTTCGGAGGAAGCCTGGCCGTCTGCGTGTGGAAGTGCTCGTAG